The nucleotide sequence TGCCTTAATAATGGGCCACAATGATGGCCCGCAGCAGGCCGATGAGGCGCAGAGTACCGTCGGAGAAGTCCGCCTCGCTCTGCCGGGAGGGTTTTAGGGTTCTTCGTGTTTGTGGGTGTGGGGACAAGGGCTCGGGTTGTTGTGTGGTGGTCGTTGTCGGGTCGGTGAGGATGTCGTCGGGCCGGTGTCCTGGTGCGTATGCCGTTGCCGGGCATGCCCGGGTCGTTGAGGGATCGACCGGCGTCGTCGACGCACTATCCGTTGCCCCGGTTGGATCGTCATCCTGCGGTTGGGCCGCCTTAAACGCGCTCCCAGACGGTCTCCCAGACGGTCCGAGTGACAAAACGCGGGGGAGGCTGTGGGCCCGGGGGATCACTGGAGGCCCCGGTGGGCGCCGGGAAGTCGGTGGGCGCCGGAGACGGCGTCGGGTTGGCCGCCTCGGCCTCTGCTGCGCCGGCTGGACGTTAACAACGCTACTTAACGGCCTGCTGTATACCTCGCAGCCCTTCAGCAGGCCGTTAACAGGCGTTGTTAACCCCGAAGTGGCGTTGCAAATGATCCCGCGTCGTCGACGGCCGCCCGTCGGCAGCGAGGACGCTTCCGACGGGCGCGGGACGTGCTAGGGTCGGCGCCTGACGCACGTACGCCGTTGCGAGGGCCCTCCCGGGCGAACGGTCCGCAGTCGCGGGATGAGGCTGCAGTAGGACTCAGCGTCCTCAGCCAGCGTCTGCTATCGGACCGCGCCTACCCGCACGGCGCGGCGGGGACTACAGTCTGGTGTCATGACGACTTCACCCGTAGATGCCGCCAACGATTCAGCCAACGACGCCGAAGCCCTGGTCGCCGCCACCGCCCGCGCCGCCCGCCAGGCCCAGCGCGCCCTGGCCGGGCTCAACCGGGAGCGCAAGGACGCCGCCCTGCACGCCCTGGCCGACGCGCTGGCCGCCCGCGCCGACTTGATCCTCGCTGCCAACGCCCGGGACCTCGAACGCGCCCGCGCTGCCGGCATGAAGTCGGGACTGATAGACCGCCTCGCCCTAGATGGCGATCGCATCGCGGCCATCGCCAGCTCCCTGCGCGAGATCGCCGCCCTGCCCGATCCGGTCGGCCAGATCGTGGACGGGCAGACCCTGCCCAACGGCCTGCGGGTGCGGCGTGTGCGGGTACCGCTCGGCGTGGTCGGCATGATCTATGAGGCCCGCCCCAACGTCACCGTGGATGTGGCCGCCCTGACCCTGAAGTCTGGTAACGCCGTCGTACTGCGTGGCGGTAGTGCGGCCGCGGACACCAACGCCGCCATCATCACGGTGCTGCGCGACGCCCTGACGGCGGCGGACCTGCCCGCCGACCTAGTCACCACTATCGACCCGGCGGGCCGTGCCGGCGCCACCGCCCTCATGCACGCGCGCGGCCTGATTGACGTGCTTGTACCCCGCGGCGGGGCGGGCCTGATCCGTGCGGTGGTGGAGGAGTCAAGCGTCCCGGTGATCGAGACCGGCTCAGGTAACTGCCATGTGTACGTGGATGCGGCCGCTGACCTGGCTGCTGCCGTTGAGATCATCGTCAACGCCAAGACCCAGCGGGTCGGTGTGTGCAACGCCGCCGAGACGCTGCTCGTACACCGGTCTGCCGCCTCCGCCTATCTGCCTGCTGCGGCAGACGCCCTGTGGGAGCGCGGAGTCACGCTGCACGTTGACGCCGGCGCGCGCGCCTACCTAGAGGAGCAGGCCTCCGCCCAGGGCCGCTCGGAGCTGCTGGTGGACGCCACCGAGGCGGACTGGGAAACCGAGTACGGTAGCCTGGACCTGGCGGTGCGCGTGGTTGACGCCATCGATGACGCCATCGCCCACATCGCGCAATACTCGACCGGACACACCGAGGCGATCCTGACGCAGGACGTCACGGCGATGAACCGGTTCGTCGCCGGCGTCGACTCGGCCGCTGTAATGGTTAACGCCTCCACCCGTTTTACGGACGGCGGGCAGTTGGGGCTGGGGGCTGAGCTCGGCATTTCCACCCAGAAGCTGCACGCCCGCGGGCCCATGGGCCTGGCGGCGCTCACCACCACTAAGTGGATCGTCGAGGGGGAGGGGCACGTCCGTCCCTGATCCCGGCGGCCTACTCCCCGTAGCCGGGGCGGTATCCCAGGAGGACAGAACCCGTGAATCCTGATCGTGGCAGACCGTTGGCAGTACTAGTAGCCGTCGCGGCGGCGGTGCTGCTCGTGTGCGTAGGTTTGCTGGTATTCCGTCGGCCTGCGGGTCTCGGCGACGAGCCGGGCATCGCCATGACCCCAACCGCCTCCGCTACCGCCGCGGCTGCGCGCAGTGCCGGGCCGCTGATGACGCCACCCGCAGCCACCGTCACGGCAACCCCCAGCGCCGGTAGTGACGACGACGGCGACGGTGCTGCCGCCACGCCGCAGGTGGTACAGCCGGCGCCGCCTCAGGCCGTCACCCCGCAGACGAATGGAGGTTCCGGCGCCCGCACCGATACCGATGACGATGATGACGACGACAAGGACGACGATGATGACGACGACGACAAGGACGACGACTGAGCGCAGTGCGTGCTCCCGGACGGGAGCACCGCAGGAGGAGCGCCGGGCGCCGGACCGTCAGCTCAGTCGGTAGCCGACTCCGCGTACTGTCTCCAGCCTGTCCTTGCCGAGCTTGCTGCGCAGGTAGGAGACGTAGACATCCACTACGTTGGAGCCGGGATCGAAGTCGAGTCCCCAGACGTTGGCCAGCAGCTGCTCCCGGCTGAGCACCTGGTCGGGATGACGCATGAACACCTCTGCAAGAGCGAACTCTCGCGCGGACAAGTCCACCCATTCCCCGTTCACCCGCACTCGGCGGGTGCGTATGTCTAGGGCCAGGTCCCGGTGCACCAGGAGGCCGGGATCAGGGGCGGCGGTCTCCTGAGGGCGCAGTCGCAGCCGGATGCGGGCCACGAGCTCGTCGAAGGAGAAGGGCTTGGGCAGGTAGTCGTCGGCGCCCCCCTCCAGGCCGGCCACCCGATCAGCCACGGAGGAGCGGGCGGTGAGCATGATGACCGGCGTGCTCACACCCTGACCGCGTATGCGTTCAAGCACCTCGAAACCGTCGATGTCCGGCAGGCCCACGTCAAGCAGGATGATGTCCGCCTCGCCGAGCAGTGCCATCTCTACGGCGTCCGCCCCGTTGTCCACGACTTTGGGCACGAATCCGGCGGCCTTGAGCCCCTTGGTCAGGAAGGAGGCGATACGGGCCTCGTCCTCTACGATCATTACTGCGGTCATGCGTCAAGCATGGGTGTGGTCATGGTATTCACCCGTCCCTTTCTGCCGCGCCGGGCCGTGCCGGTTCAGGGAGTCGCACGGGAATGCGCAGCGTGAAGGTTGATCCTCTCCCAATCTCGGAGGCGATGTCGAGCCCGCCGCCGTGGGCGTCGGCTATGTTCTCCACGATACTCAGCCCCAGCCCCGAGCCCGCGGCACGCCTTTGCGCCTGGGCTGTGCGGGCGAAGCGACGGCGCACCTTCTCCAGGTCCTGCGGCGCGATTCCGATGCCCTCGTCACGTACCCACACCCGCAGTTCGGTGTCCGTTCCAAAGCCTGCCCCGATCGCCGAGCCGAGCCAGATCCGGGAGTCCTCCTCGGAGTACTTAACGGCGTTAGCCGCCAGCTGCAGCCAGGCCTGGGTGATGCGTGCCGGGTCAAGCATGACCGTGCCCGATGCGCACGCCTCCAGTCGCCAGCGCCGCTCGCCCAGGGCGCTGGCCTTGTCGAACACCTGCATGGTCAGGGTCTCCGCATCCGTGGCCTCGGGGGTCACGAAGTCGCTCTGGGAGCTGCGCGCCAGCTCCAGCAGATCTCCCACCAGCGCGCTCATCCGGTCCAATTCGTCCAGGGCCAGCTCGGAGGTCTGGCGCACGTCTTCAGGGTCAGCGGGGTCGATGAGCTCCAGGTGACCGCGCACCACCGTGATGGGGGTGCGCAGCTCGTGCCCGACGTCGTCGAGCAGCTCCCGCTGGGCCTCCACCGCCCGCTGGACACGATCGAGCATGCGGTTGACTGCGGCTGCCAGTGCGGAGAGGTCATCGCGGCCGCGAACGCGCACTCTGGTGGTCAGGTCGCGCTCGTCGATTGACTCGGTGGCGTTGCGAAGCTCCCAGATGGGGCGTAGTAGCCGACCGATGCTGAGCCATGCCAGCGCGGTGACTAGCACCACCGTGACGGAGGCGGCCGCCGCGTAAAGCCGCATGGTGCGCCATACGCCCGCCTCGGCCGCGTCGAGGTCGACGGCCCGGACTAGTGCCGCTGTGGTGTGCCCGTCGGACAGAGGTACTACCAGTACCCGGTAACGGCCGGCAGCCGTCTTGACGTCGCTGATGGTGGAATTACCGGAATTCGCCATCGGCAGCAGCTGCTCGACTAGCTCGGCATCGGACTCCGGGCGCATTTCGATGCTGTCGGCAGACACCAGCCGCACGGCGCCGTCCACAATGCCCAGCTGTCCCTCGCCGGAGCCGAGCACGGAGTGGCCCATGTAGGTCTGGAGCACTTGGCCCGGATCGGTCAGCGGTGTTCCGGAGGCGGGGTCTACACCCGTGCTCGCCAGGCGTCGCAGTTCCTGGCGAGTCAGTACCAGGCGGTCGTCGATATCGGCGTGAGTGGAGCGCAGATCCAGCATCCACACGGCGGCTCCCGAGGTGGCCAGCGCCACCGAGGCAACCAGGACAATTGTCCACATGATCCGGGTGCGTATGGTCGCCCGGGAGAACGGGGCGGTGACCTTCACCCATCTATTGTGCCCGTTGCGGTCCCGATCATGCTGCTTGACCGGGACCGCAACGGGGTGTGCTTTGCCCGAGGGTGGCGTCGGCATCTATTTTCCCGGGGTACGGGCCGCCCAGGCACCACCGGGTGAGGCCACTAGCCGCAGGGACTCCCGGGTCCAGGCAGGCAGCCAAGTCTCGGCGCCGGGGCGGAAGGCGTGCACGTGGATCAGCCGGAGCCGGGAGGCCAGGTAGTACGCGGACAATCGTGGGCGGCTGGCGAGCTGGCGGCCCAGATCCTCCAGGAGGCAGGTTACCCGACCGTGCGCCGTCGTGCTGAGCCGGTTCTGAGCAAGCATCAGGTCCACGTGTGCGGCCAGGTTGCCCACGTCAAGGGCGGGCTCGGCTAGGCAGGCGGTATCGAGGTCCAGCAGGGACAGGGTATTGCCGTCCCACAGCAGCTGGGCGTCGTGCAGGTCCCGGTGGGATGCGGCTAATGGGTCGCCCGGCTGCTCCAGCACGGCGCATACCCGGGTGATAGCGTCCCCGACCCGCTCCGAGGCCATGGTAGTTCCCGCCAGTATGCCCAGGTTCAGTGCTCGCCGCCGCCAGCTGCGCAGTACCTCGGCCTCGTCGGCCCCGGTGTGCTCCGGCAGCGCCTCGGGGCGGACGACGGCGGGCCACAGCTGCACCAGCCTCTCCCAGCCGGCCATTCCCGCGTCGCCCAGGTCGCGCAGGGAGCTTCCCGGCAGCAATTCCAGGTCCAGGCGGGAGGCGGAGCGGTCCAGTACCCGAGCGGTACGCAGGCCCGCACGCACGAAAGGCCGCGCCGCCTGCGGATCCGCCAGCCGCGCGGCCCGGCCGGGACGCACCAGCTTGCGCACCCGGTCCTGCCCGAGCACTACGGCCCGGCGGCCTGCGCGGTGGACGACCAGGCGCCCGTCACCGTGCGGGTACAGCAGCCGGGCAGACAGATCGGGTAGTGCCGGGTCCTGCGCGTAGGCCAGGGTGTCCACGCTCCCACCGGCGTCGATCCGCCCGGCCCGCAGGCGCCCATCGGAGTCCCTGGCCTCAAAGACCAGGCCGCGGTCCCGATCCGGCCAGGCCCGCTCCAGTCCGGGCAGGGCGCGCAGCGCTGCCACAGCCGGTGTGGGAGCGGCGCCTTGCGTGCCTGAAGTGCTCATGATGCCTCCTGGGAGCAGTCACGGTAGGAGCCCTGGTCAGCGGCGGACCCCTTACCTGCGTAATACGCTGCCGCCAGCGCCTCGATCCGGTCCGCCTCCAGCGCGATCCGGCGGCGCCAATGCGGATCACCGTGACGCAGCGGGTCCTGAATGCGCGCCAGCCGGGCGCGAGCGACGGCAGCCAGGAGCTCGGTCCGGGACGGCAGGCTACCGCCGGCGTCGGCGTATCCCTCCAGCAGCGCGTTGCCGGCCTCGGCGCAGGCCACGGCCAGGTAGGAGCCCAGGTCGAGCGCCGCGGGCGCCAGCCGGACACGGTCGAAGTCGGTCAGCCAGATCTCGCCGGTGCTGCGCTCCAGGAGCACCTGATCGGGGGAGGCGTCGCCGTGGGCGAGCACCTTCGGTCCCCGCAGCGTCCGGCCCGGCAGGAGCTCGCCGAGTCGGCGCACCCGGGCGGCCAGGGCCGGGTCGAGGTGATTGAGGATGCGCGTGTGCATCAGGGCCAGGGCCTGGGAGTCGGAGTCGTCGTCGTCAAGATCCCGGCGCAGTGCAGCGGGCAGGTCGGCAGTGGCGGCGTGCAGGGCTGCCAGGGCGGCCCCGGCGCGGGCTGTGGCAGCCGGATCGTGGTGGCGGCTCAGGTCCGTGTCGCCGACGAAGCGCTGGAGGCTGATGTGCCCGGATACGGCTCCGCCCGGATCGGGGGGTGCCGGCGGCACGGGGACGTATCGGCCGGCGAACTCCTGCAGCGCCTCGCTGCGGCGCTGCGAGCCGGCAGTCACCCGCACCACGCCGCGGGACGTGCGGGCAACCAGGCGGCGCAGCGGGTTGTAGCGCAACAGGTTGCCCTCCAGGCCTGCCAACAGATCCTCGCTGCGGGCCAAGGCTATGTGCTTGGCGAGGCTTGGATCGGCGGCAACCTCACCGGCCTGGAACAGCAGCCCGTCCCCGGTGTCGTACTGGGTGGTGCGCAGCCCCAGGCGCTCGGCTCGGCGAGCGGCCTTGCCGGCCTTGTCACGACTGGCAGGCCACAGCAGTCGGGCCCAGCCCGCACTGCGGTCACGGCCCGCCTGCAGCAGGGAGACGGTGACTGACACGCCGGGCTTGATACGCACCCGGGCGGCTCTTACTGGCGCTTGTACGAGCTCACTGAGGCGGTCCGGATCCAGCACCGCGTCCACGGCGTTGCGGGTGCTACTGATGTACATGGGTCCTCCTACTCGTGTCGCCGTGATGGCTTTCTCGTGCGATTACGGTTCGGGTCGGCCATGCGGCGCCCACCCGCGTCGGTACCCGGATCGTCGGTGGTCAGCAGCTCCTTCTGGGCGGCGCCGGCGGCAGCCCAGGCGCGGAAGGCCGCAGACTCGTCCAGGAGCTGCTGCGGCGGGCCGTCGAGACGGACCTGACCGTCCTCGATCCACACCACCCGGTCGGCGCGCATGGCGACTTCGGTCTCATGCGTGACCGCCAGCAGGGTGCGCCCGCGTGAGAGCCGGTCGACGGCGTCGAGCACTGCCGTGGAGGAGGCCGGATCCAGGCCGGTGGTGGCCTCGTCGAGGATGACCACCGGGGCGTCGCGCAGCAGGGCCCGCACAATGGCGACGCGCTGGCGCTGCCCGCCGGAAAGGGTGCCGCCGCGTTCGCCGACGACCGTGTCGTAGCCGTCGGGCAGGGAGGCGATGAACTCGTGCGCCCCAGCCGCCACGGCGGCGGCCTCGATCTCGGCATCGGTCGCCTCCGGCCGGCCCATGCGGATGTTCTCGCGGATGGTGTCGGCGAATAGCACCGCCTCCTGGTGCAGCACGGAGACCTGGGCACGCAGCTCGGTCAGGTCCAGGCTGGTCAGGTTGTGACCGTCCAGGCGCACCCTGCCGTCCGCCGGGTCGAGCGCCCGCACCACCAGCGAGGTCAGGGTGGACTTGCCCGAGCCCGAGGGGCCGATGATGGCCACGTGCTCGCCGGCTCCGATCTGCAGATTTACCCCGTGCAGGATCTCGTTGCCGTCATACTCCGTGACCACGTCCTCGAATGCCAGGGAGCCGCGCACATGCCCGAGCGGCACCGGATCGACGGGGGAGACGATGTCTGGGTGCACGTCCATGAGGTTGGCGACCCGCTCTCCGGAGGCCGCGGCCCGGGCGATGCGGCCGGTGTACTTGGCCATATCGCGCAACGGCTTCATGGTGGTGCGCAGATAGGTGTTGAACAGGACCAGGTCACCTGGGGTCATGGCCCCGGCTAGGACTCGCAGTCCGCCGCCCACCAGTACTACCGCCGAGGCCAGGCCCACGATCACATCGGTGGTGCGCTCCAGGCGAGCAGCCAGCCGCAGGGAGCGCACACCAGCGTGTAGTGAATTCTGGTTGGCGTTGACGAAGCGGTCCTCGACGATCGGCTCCAACCCGTAGGCCTGCACCACCTTGATGGTGCTCAGCGCCTCCTGGGCGGTGTTAGCCAGCTGCCCCTCGGACTTGCGGGTGCGGCGGGCCGCAGAGGTGATCTTCTTGGAGCTGCCGGAGGAGGTCAGGAAGAACAGGCTGATCGCGGCTACCACCACCAGTGACAGCAGTGGGTCCAGCCAGACCATCACGCCGAGCATGACCGTCAGGGTGAGCACATTGGCGGCCAGAGGCAGCCCTGCTGTTACCGCCACGTCCTGCATGCGGGCCACGTCGGACACGAGCCGCTGGACCGTGTCGGCGGAGCGGTTACGGGAGTGGAACTGCTGGGAGAGCGTCTGCACGTGGTGGAAGACGCGGCGTCGTAGCGCAATTGCGGTGCGGGACCCGGCCAGTGCGAAGGACACAGTGGCCAGGTAGTTGCACAGCGCCCGCATGGCGACGATCGCAATGAGCGCTGCCCCCAGCCCGAGCAGGCGTGCCAGGTTGGCGGGCGCGTAACCGGTTGCGGCTCCCAGCGAGGACAGCACCGAGTCGATCACGATCTTCATGGGCCAGGGCTCGGCCACGCGGAAGGCCACCTCGGCCAGCAGTGCGATGGTGCCGCCCGCCACCAGTTTCGCCTGCGGCCGCAGGTCCGGAGCCACCAGTCGCAGGGTGCGGCTCAGCGCGGAGCGGGTAATCTGCGGCTCAGGCATGCTGCGCCTCCGTCAGGGTCAGTATCTGAGCGACGACGGCGTCCCAGCTATGGTGCTTCTCCGCGCGACGTCGGCCCAGCTCCCCGCGCCGCGCGCGCAACTGCGGGGCAACGGCGAGTGCGTCCAGGGCAGCGGCCAGGGCCGCAGGGTTCGATGGCGGCACCAGCATCCCGATGCCGTCCAGCAGCCGGGGCAGCTGGCCTACGGCGGAGGCGACCACTGGCAGTCCGGCCGCCAGGTACTCCAGCACCTTGAGCGGGGAGAAGTACTGCTCATCCTCTCCACCCAGGTCCGGGTAGGGGGCGACGCCGACGGCGCTGCCGGCCAGTGCGGCAGGAATCTCCTGGGGAGCGAGCGCCCCCCGGAAGTCAACGTCGAGGCCGAGTTCCTCCGCCTGGGCGTGCAGCGCGTCGCGCTCCGGCCCGTCACCGATGATGCGCAGGGTCCAGCTCTCCTTGGCCAGGGATGCTGCGCGCAGCAGGTCTGCTACGCCGTGCCACGGCTTGAGCGTTCCCACGAAGGCGACGACGACGCCGTCGGGGTCCTCGGGGAAGGGGCGGATACGGTCGGGGTTGACCCCGTTGGGGATGGTCACCGCCCGCGGGGCGTCGACGTGGCCGTGTACCCAGCGGCGTACCGGCTCGGAGACGCATACGGTGGTGCGGGCGGCGCGCACCTGGGCGCGCAGGGCGGTGACCGCACCCTCCTCGTTCACCAGCTCACGGTGCTGACGCTGCTCGTCGATAAGCGGGGAGTTGACCTCCAGCACGCCGGGGATGCCGGCCGCGGCCAGCTGCGCCAGGGCGCTGGAGAACAGGGAGTAGCGCTCGTAGACCAGGTCGGCGCCGTCGGTGAGCGCCTGCTGTGCCAGTAGGCGGGAGGCCTCCGCCTGGGCGTCTTCGCGCGCGGCTGCATCGTCGGCGTTTACCCGGGTGATGTGCACGGGAAGGTCGGTCAGGTCCGCCGGCACCAGGTTGCCGCGGCGCACCGCGTACACGGTGACTACGTGGCCGGCGCGCCGCAGGGCCCGCACGACTTCCTGAATATGGACGGACGCGCCCTTGGCGCCGAATACGGGCACGCCGGGGTCGGCGCAGATGTAGGCGATACGCATCAGTGAACCTCCTCAAGCTCGGGGTTTGACTGCCAGGCGGAAAGGACTGCTGCCTGGCTGCGGGAGTCGAAGTCCCGCTCGATCAGGGCGCGGGCGTTGCGGGCCAGCGGTGCTGGGTCGACAGTGCCCTCCGCCAGTTCCCGCAGGGCGCGTGCGAGGGCCTGCGGGTTGCTGTGCGGCAGCAGGATCCCGGTGTCGCCGTCGCGGATGACCTCCGGCAGCCCGGTGACCTCGGTGGCGATTACGGGTGTGCCGCAGGCCATGGACTCCAGCACCACCGTGGGCAGGCCGTCGATATTGCCGTCCTCAGCAGGCTTGCTGGGCGCGGCAAACACCTGGGCGCGGCCCAGCAGGGCGCGCACCTCCGCCTGGGTGAGCGGACCCAGCAGATTGACGCGGTCTTCCAGTCCTAGGGCGGTGATCTGCCCGGCCAGGCGGTCGTGCTCCTCGCCCTCGCCGGCAATGTCCACCACGACCGGTACGCCGGCCTTGGTCAGGATGCCGACGGCGTCGATGAGGTCATCGAAGCCCTTCTTGGCCACCAGCCGCCCCACCGCCGCGACGTGCAGCGGGCCGTCAGCGGGTGCCGGGGGACGGAAGGGGAAGCGGTCGAGCTCCAGGGCGTTGTACCGCAGCTCGATGCGTGCTCCGGTGCCGGCGAGCAGCGAGTGCAGGTAGCGCTCGTTGTAACGGCTGATGGCGATGACCCGGTCAGCATCGGCGCAGATTCGCCGCAGCCACAGCTGGTCGACCGACTCGTGGAAGATGTCCTTGGCGTGGGTGGTCACCGTGTAGGGGATACCGCTCAGCCGGGAGGCGATCCAGACCACGCGGCCCGCTAGGGAGGCGAAGTGCGCGTGCAGGTGGGTGATGCCGGCGTCGCGGGCGCTGCGGGCCAGTGCCGCACCCTGGGCAACCTCGTCTCCGGGCAGGTCGGCCACTGCGGGGAGGATCTCCGCCAGGCGGGTGCGCATGTCCGGCTCGTTGACCGAGCCGGCCAGCTGCTCCCACATGTCAATGGCACGGCGCGGGCGCGGAACCCAGTTCACCTGTGCCCTGACGCGGGCGATCTCGGGGTGAAAGCGGGAGTCGGTGGTGGGGCGCAGCGCGAAGATCGTCAGGTCGTCGCCCAGCGCCTCCCGGGCGAGCATCTCAGTGACCACGAAGGTTTCTGAGAAACGGGGGTAGACCTTGAGTACGTAACCGATGCGGGTCATGACGCTATCTCCTGAAAAGAGCTTGGGGAGGTGAGTTGAGTACGTAGCAGCGCGGCGGCGCGGCGAGCGGCGACGGACAGCCCGTCGGTGTCGAGGTGGGTGCGGGGCATCCGCCGAGTAACGGCCCCTGCGGCCCAGACGCTGAGCTTCTTTGGGCTGAGCTCGTTGGTGCGCATGACGTCGACGGCCTTGACCTGCTCAAGGGCGCGAGCGCGGATCAGCTGCTCAAGCCGTGGCTGCTCACGGGGAACGATGAGCGCGGGAGTGCCGGTGGCCAGGATCTCGCAGGAGGTGTTGTAGCCACCCATCGCCACTACCGCGGAGGCGCGCTCAATCCACCGGCTCAGCCCGGGTAGTGAACGGTGCACCTCGGTGGCGGGACCGGCGGCGGTGTGCACGGCGTCGAAGCCGGCCTCGTCCAACTGGGGTCCGGTGACCAGCACGTGGCGGTAGCCGGGCGGCGGGGTCATGCGGGCGGCACTGCGCAGCAGCTCGAAGCCGTCTGAGCCGCCGCCGACGGTGGTCAGGATGAACGGGTCCGATGGCACCCTGCGGCCGTGGTCGAGCTGGCTGCGGCCGTTGGCCAGGTAGCCGGTGAACACGGCACGATCACGCAGGGACATGGGGATCTCACCGGTTGCGATGGGATCGTGCACGGCGGGATCGCCATAAACCCACACCTCGTCGATCAGCTCGCGCAGGTTGGCGGGAGTGTCCAGGTTGCGCCACTCGGCGGCGGCGACCTCTGGCGCGTCGAGTACTTCGCGCAGGCCGAGCACGATTCGGGTGCGCGGGGACGTGGCGCGCAGGTGCTTCAGGGGAGCGCGCAGCTCCTTTCGGACACCGTAGATGTGGCGGTCTACGATCACCAGGTGCGGGGCGAAGCGTTGCAGGGCGGAGGCCACTAGCCCCGAGCGCAGCGTCGCTAGCGAGTCGGGCGTGCCCCGCAAGCCGCGCGGCCGGTAGCCGCCGGAGCTCTTCGTGAATCCCGGCAGAACCAGCCAGTCGAAGCCGGCGGGCAGGGAGAAACCGGGGGCCGGCGACACTCCGGCCACTAAGAGGCCGGTGACGGAGGCTCCGGTGAGGGCGGGCAGGTCTGCGGCGAGCCTGTGCGCCAGCGCCAGATTGCGGCGCAGGTGCCCCAGCCCCTGGGCGTCGTGGCTGTAGAGCACCACCCGGATGCTTGGCGGGCTGGGACGCAGGGTCAGGGCGTGTGAGGATGTCGCGGCGTTAGCCGGTGGAACGGGCACGGGGCCGTGTACGCCGGCCGGTAGCACTGAGGGGTACGGCGCAGTCTGCCTCGCGTGCGGCGTCAGGGCGTGTACTGCGCGCGGCAGGTGGGGCTTCAGCGCTTGTGTCAGGGGAGATTCACTAGTCATGGGAGTCTTCTTTCCAATCGCCTGGCGGCTTCGGTTAATAGACTCCTGCGGGCTCAGAAGGTGACGATGAGATGACTATGAGAGTTCTCTAAGACGGCGTACCGGCCCGTCACCGGGGCCTGCGAAACGCCTGGGCCGGCAGCCTTTGCCCGGCCCGGACGCATGTAGGAGGGCGCCCGAGGTGATGCTCGGGCGCCCTCCTGGGCCTGCTGCACTCCGGATCGTCAGCCTGGACTCCGGACTTTGGCCGGGTCAGCCGACGGGACCTAAGGCGCCGGCGCGTTCGCCGGTCAGACGATGAACGGGGCGGCTAGGAAGCCCAGTGCCACGCACACGATGATGGCGGCGGTGCCCGGAAGCACGAAGGGGTGGTTGAGAACCATCTTGCCCACTCGTGTGGATCCGGTGTCGTCCATCTCCATGGCGGCAACCGTCGTCGGGTAGTTGGGGAGCAGGTAGTAGTTCGCCACGGCTGGGTAGGAGGCAACCAGCGCAGTCCCCGGAAGGCCCAGGGCGACCATCAGAGGCATGAACGCCCGGGTGGTGGCGGCGTGCGAGAACATCAGCGGCGCGGCGAAGTAGAAGAACACCGCAACCAGCCACGGCGCGGCCTGGAACGGGCCGGACAGGGCGTTGGAGATGGTCTCCTCGTACTGGTTGACAAAGGCATTGCCAAGCCAGGCAAGACCCAGGATGCACACGGCGGCTGTCATACCGGCACGGAAGGTGTCCTGGGTGGCGATCTGGGTGGTCGGCTTCTTAGCCGCAGCGCAAATGACCGCGGCGGTAGCCAGCATGATGGTCATGATCGCCGGGGTGGAGCCCATCGGCGGGTCGGACATGATGCCCAGCTCGGGGGAGGAGATGGTGGCGTAGGTAACCACCGCAATGAGGGCGCCCAGGAAGATGAACAGGCTGGGGACTGCACTGGGAGCCGCCTGGTAGTTGGCTGCCGCGGCAGCCGAGGGCTTGACCAGGCCCTTGGCCTTGCGCTCGATGTAGACCGGGTCGTCCTCAAGCTCGCTGCCCTGGAAGTAGGCGACGAC is from Actinomyces sp. 432 and encodes:
- a CDS encoding anaerobic C4-dicarboxylate transporter family protein translates to MIWFHLAVVLLFIVIGARMGGVGIGLAGGAGILVLVLTGVHTSADDAPWEVIGIIMSVICTVAALQLAGAMDHLVHLTEVLLRKHPKQIVFLAPIVTYLMSLLCGTGHTAYSVIPVIVDVAKGHGIRPSRPLSIAVVSSQVGVAASPISAAMVALVVALEPINIGYLQCLAIVIPTTFIGCMVGAVVAYFQGSELEDDPVYIERKAKGLVKPSAAAAANYQAAPSAVPSLFIFLGALIAVVTYATISSPELGIMSDPPMGSTPAIMTIMLATAAVICAAAKKPTTQIATQDTFRAGMTAAVCILGLAWLGNAFVNQYEETISNALSGPFQAAPWLVAVFFYFAAPLMFSHAATTRAFMPLMVALGLPGTALVASYPAVANYYLLPNYPTTVAAMEMDDTGSTRVGKMVLNHPFVLPGTAAIIVCVALGFLAAPFIV